One Rosa chinensis cultivar Old Blush chromosome 3, RchiOBHm-V2, whole genome shotgun sequence DNA window includes the following coding sequences:
- the LOC112193221 gene encoding putative RNA-binding protein Luc7-like 2 isoform X1, with product MDALRKQLDQLMGANRNGDVREVNRKYYDRDVCRLYLVGLCPHELFQLTKMDMGPCPKVHSLQLREEYKEARKQGTDNYDRDLEDVIERLIVECDRKISRALKRLEDDDAKAAIAISVSEVTQTPEILELSKQIKEKLEEADRFDLEGKTDLKIRALEILEELRGKRADKQSMLLLDAFNKDRAALPQPLPNPPPLAPLPVVVPDARTQEMINEKLKKAEDLGEQGMVDEAQKALEEAEALKKLPARQEPVLDSSKYTAADVRITDQKLRVCDICGAFLSVYDSDRRLADHFGGKLHLGYMQIREKLAELQAERNKIRKVDRYDERRSKERSKERDRESSRDRERGDSRDRGRDLDRRSRDRDRYYDRDRGERDRDSNRSRNYDSRSHRRSRSRSRERSKDYDRERSKDYDRHRRYDRY from the exons ATGGACGCGCTGAGGAAGCAGCTGGACCAGCTCATGGGAGCCAATCGGAACGGCGACGTCCGGGAGGTCAATCGCAAATATTACGATCGCGATGTGTGTCGCCTCTACTTGGTCGGACTCTGCCCCCACGAGCTCTTCCAATTAACG AAAATGGATATGGGACCCTGCCCGAAGGTTCACTCTCTGCAGCTCAGAGAAGA ATACAAAGAAGCGAGAAAACAAGGGACTGATAACTATGACAGAGACCTGGAGGATGTCATAGAGAGGCTCATTGTtgaatgtgatcgaaaaatttCTAGAGCCCTTAAGCGCCTCGAGGATGATGATGCAAAAGCTGCTATTGCAATTTCTGTCTCTGAGGTTACTCAG ACACCGGAGATACTTGAGTTGTCAAAGCAGATCAAAGAGAAGCTTGAAGAAGCTGATAGATTCG ATCTTGAAGGCAAGACAGATCTTAAGATTCGGGCTCTGGAGATATTAGAAGAACTCAGAGGCAAGAGGGCAGACAAACAG TCAATGCTTCTTTTGGATGCTTTCAATAAGGATAGGGCAGCTTTACCTCAACCACTGCCAAACCCACCACCTTTGGCACCGTTGCCTGTAGTTGTTCCCGACGCTCGAACACAGGAAATGATAAATGAAAAGTTGAAGAAGGCAGAGGACCTTG GTGAGCAAGGAATGGTTGATGAGGCGCAAAAAGCATTGGAAGAGGCTGAAGCACTGAAAAAG TTGCCTGCCCGGCAGGAGCCTGTCCTGGATTCCTCCAAGTACACTGCTGCAGATGTGCGCATT ACGGATCAAAAGCTGCGTGTTTGTGACATCTGTGGAGCATTTCTGAGTGTTTATGACAG TGATCGTCGTTTAGCTGATCATTTTGGTGGGAAACTTCATTTAGGCTATATGCAAATCCGTGAGAAGTTAGCAGAGCTGCAG GCTGAGAGAAACAAGATTCGCAAGGTTGATCGGTATGATGAAAGAAG ATCAAAAGAGAGAAGCAAGGAACGTGACAGAGAATCAAGTAGGGACAGAGAGCGGGGAGATAGCCGTGACCGGGGGAGGGATCTCGATCGTAGGAGCAGAGATCGTGATAGGTACTATGATCGCGATCGTGGAGAGCGTGACAGAGATTCAAACCGTTCCCGCAATTATGATTCAAGAAGTCACCGTAGGTCACGCTCTCGGTCACGTGAACGTTCCAAGGATTATGACCGAGAACGTTCCAAGGATTATGATCGCCACAG GCGTTATGACCGATACTAG
- the LOC112195083 gene encoding uncharacterized protein LOC112195083, with the protein MGLELQGPKSLVGFVLLLLLAVIGAVAPKSSSKASIGGGSIYDHLRQYGLPIGLLPKGITEYSLDDSSGEFRVFLPQPCRAKFENQVRYDFNVSGTLTFGRIADLSGVSAQELFLWFPVKGIRVDVPSSGLIYFDVGVVDKQFSLSLFESPPDCTALDPSDPSSSSSSSSSNSPSELNLKTLSEDVGYKAAS; encoded by the exons ATGGGACTGGAATTGCAGGGTCCAAAATCCCTTGTGGGCTTTGTTCTTCTGCTCCTCCTTGCTGTGATCGGCGCCGTGGCCCCCAAATCCAGCAGCAAAGCAAGCATCGGAGGAGGAAGCATCTACGATCACCTCCGGCAATATGGCTTGCCCATCGGCCTCCTCCCCAAAGGCATCACGGAATATTCCCTGGACGATTCCAGCGGCGAATTCCGGGTGTTTCTGCCCCAGCCTTGCCGCGCCAAGTTCGAGAATCAGGTCCGCTACGATTTCAACGTCTCCGGGACCCTCACTTTCGGCCGAATCGCCGACTTGTCCGGCGTCTCCGCTCAGGAGCTCTTCCTTTGGTTTCCGGTGAAAGGTATCCGAGTGGATGTGCCCAGCTCCGGCCTCATTTACTTCGATGTCGGCGTTGTCGACAAGCAGTTCTCTTTGTCCCTCTTCGAGTCTCCGCCCGATTGCACTGCTCTTGATCCTTCTGatccctcctcctcttcttcttcttcttcctccaattCCCCATCTGAGCTCAACCTCAAG ACTCTATCAGAAGATGTTGGGTACAAAGCTGCTTCATAG
- the LOC112195082 gene encoding protein TIC 20-II, chloroplastic, producing the protein MASIHVLHGLSPTTPKTLKMMPKFHSSFPSTIANRSLSFPKPKSRTITCMSSSGTTTPATDRLISAVSYTLPFFNSLQYGRYLFFQFPKLGLLFEPLLPLLGLYRSIPYSSFVAFFALYLGVVRNPSFSHYVRFNAMQAVTLDVLLVLPLLIQRIFSPGQAGLGYKLMVWGHNGIFVFSVLCFVYGLVSSILGRTPYLPFVADAAGRQL; encoded by the coding sequence ATGGCCTCCATCCATGTCCTCCACGGCCTGTCGCCGACTactcccaaaaccctaaaaatgaTGCCCAAATTCCACTCCTCGTTCCCGTCCACCATCGCCAACAGGTCGCTCTCTTTCCCCAAACCCAAATCGAGGACCATCACTTGCATGTCCTCCTCCGGCACGACGACACCCGCCACAGATCGGTTAATCTCCGCCGTCTCTTACACTCTCCCCTTCTTCAATTCCCTCCAGTACGGTCGCTACCTGTTCTTCCAGTTCCCCAAACTGGGCCTCCTCTTCGAGCCGCTGCTTCCCTTGTTGGGCCTCTACCGGTCCATCCCCTACTCGAGCTTCGTCGCCTTCTTCGCCCTCTATTTGGGTGTGGTCAGAAACCCTAGCTTCAGCCACTATGTCAGGTTCAATGCTATGCAGGCCGTCACCTTGGACGTCCTCTTGGTCCTCCCGCTCCTCATTCAGAGGATCTTCAGTCCGGGTCAGGCCGGTCTGGGATACAAGCTCATGGTCTGGGGGCACAATGGTATTTTCGTGTTCAGTGTTCTCTGCTTTGTTTATGGGTTggttagttcaattttgggtaGGACTCCTTATTTGCCCTTTGTTGCTGATGCCGCCGGCCGCCAGCTCTGA
- the LOC112193221 gene encoding putative RNA-binding protein Luc7-like 2 isoform X2, translating to MDALRKQLDQLMGANRNGDVREVNRKYYDRDVCRLYLVGLCPHELFQLTKMDMGPCPKVHSLQLREEYKEARKQGTDNYDRDLEDVIERLIVECDRKISRALKRLEDDDAKAAIAISVSEVTQTPEILELSKQIKEKLEEADRFDLEGKTDLKIRALEILEELRGKRADKQSMLLLDAFNKDRAALPQPLPNPPPLAPLPVVVPDARTQEMINEKLKKAEDLGEQGMVDEAQKALEEAEALKKLPARQEPVLDSSKYTAADVRITDQKLRVCDICGAFLSVYDSDRRLADHFGGKLHLGYMQIREKLAELQVLWYCYKLIEISYYGIC from the exons ATGGACGCGCTGAGGAAGCAGCTGGACCAGCTCATGGGAGCCAATCGGAACGGCGACGTCCGGGAGGTCAATCGCAAATATTACGATCGCGATGTGTGTCGCCTCTACTTGGTCGGACTCTGCCCCCACGAGCTCTTCCAATTAACG AAAATGGATATGGGACCCTGCCCGAAGGTTCACTCTCTGCAGCTCAGAGAAGA ATACAAAGAAGCGAGAAAACAAGGGACTGATAACTATGACAGAGACCTGGAGGATGTCATAGAGAGGCTCATTGTtgaatgtgatcgaaaaatttCTAGAGCCCTTAAGCGCCTCGAGGATGATGATGCAAAAGCTGCTATTGCAATTTCTGTCTCTGAGGTTACTCAG ACACCGGAGATACTTGAGTTGTCAAAGCAGATCAAAGAGAAGCTTGAAGAAGCTGATAGATTCG ATCTTGAAGGCAAGACAGATCTTAAGATTCGGGCTCTGGAGATATTAGAAGAACTCAGAGGCAAGAGGGCAGACAAACAG TCAATGCTTCTTTTGGATGCTTTCAATAAGGATAGGGCAGCTTTACCTCAACCACTGCCAAACCCACCACCTTTGGCACCGTTGCCTGTAGTTGTTCCCGACGCTCGAACACAGGAAATGATAAATGAAAAGTTGAAGAAGGCAGAGGACCTTG GTGAGCAAGGAATGGTTGATGAGGCGCAAAAAGCATTGGAAGAGGCTGAAGCACTGAAAAAG TTGCCTGCCCGGCAGGAGCCTGTCCTGGATTCCTCCAAGTACACTGCTGCAGATGTGCGCATT ACGGATCAAAAGCTGCGTGTTTGTGACATCTGTGGAGCATTTCTGAGTGTTTATGACAG TGATCGTCGTTTAGCTGATCATTTTGGTGGGAAACTTCATTTAGGCTATATGCAAATCCGTGAGAAGTTAGCAGAGCTGCAG GTGCTCTGGTATTGTTACAAACTTATAGAGATCTCATATTACGGTATCT GCTGA
- the LOC112192404 gene encoding ER membrane protein complex subunit 10, translating into MARSLSAGDLLFLFAVSALLCVSVGFQSDELLLDDEEFGLEGGVPTKSPDLTYTRSSSPPAQPQPTTTTSRRRFSDQDTDSKIQFELHHAFGDSDFSPAGTFSARLKTWSHGGQTLTKLRFSRNAFTEEEKEEFSLLLKGDDFYSIRLPSSVANPPGRDYVISSVKARCLLREGLDEHFVIHTDGVNILAVNYGSPGACPYPRQLRLPSKWSFNSHTVLKNSEQAPRAPVFSEEVFGGEGVEGEVVPPQERSFWAKYWMYLIPLGLIVMNAVTQAMNMAEEQVGAPSAAGQAQQPAAIQRGSSSSVRRR; encoded by the exons aTGGCGCGCTCTCTCTCCGCCGGCGACTTGTTGTTCCTCTTCGCAGTCTCCGCCTTGTTGTGTGTTTCAGTAGGTTTCCAATCCGATGAGCTGTTGCTCGACGACGAGGAGTTCGGTCTGGAAGGAGGGGTGCCCACCAAGTCTCCCGATCTCACTTACACGCGATCTTCTTCACCACCGGCGCAGCCGCAACCGACCACAACAACCAGCCGGAGGAGGTTTTCCGATCAAGATACCGACTCCAAGATCCAGTTCGAGCTCCATCACGCCTTCGGGGACTCTGATTTCTCTCCCGCCGGTACCTTCAGTGCTCGCTTAAAGACATGGAGCCATGGTGGTCAG ACGCTAACGAAGCTTCGGTTTTCGAGGAATGCTTTTACTgaagaggagaaggaggagtTTTCT CTACTGCTGAAAGGAGATGACTTCTATAGCATAAGGTTGCCATCCAGTGTTGCGAATCCTCCTGGGAGGGATTATGTTATTTCATCAGTAAAAGCG AGATGTCTTCTGCGAGAGGGTTTGGATGAACATTTTGTTATACACACG GATGGAGTTAATATTCTGGCAGTTAATTATGGTTCCCCTGGGGCGTGCCCATATCCTCGGCAACTGAGACTT CCTTCAAAATGGTCTTTTAACTCTCACACAGTTTTGAAGAACAGTGAACAGGCACCAAG AGCTCCAGTGTTTTCTGAGGAGGTTTTCGGTGGTGAGGGAGTAGAAGGTGAAGTTGTACCGCCACAAGAAAGGTCTTTCTGGGCTAAATAT TGGATGTACCTGATCCCTCTTGGGCTCATTGTTATGAATGCCGTAACCCAAGCAATGAACATGGCCGAGGAACAGGTTGGTGCTCCCTCAGCTGCTGGCCAAGCACAGCAGCCAGCTGCAATCCAACGTGGGTCAAGTTCTTCTGTGCGAAGAAGATAG